In Planococcus shixiaomingii, the DNA window TAGTGCATAATGGCTGCCATACATCGTACCGAGTATGTTGATTTCCACGAGCCTCACCAGATCCTCAACAGGGACTTTCGTAAACGAACCCATGATGCCAAGAGCCGCATTGTTGATCCATACATCGATTTTGCCGAATTTTGATACTGCGGTTTCAAACAGCCGTGCCATGTCCTCTTCCTTGCTGATGTCGGTCGTAACCGCGACCGCATTCGGCCCGCATTCTTTCGCCAGCTCTTCAATCAGTTTGGTGCGCCTGGCGGCAAGCACCACATTTGCCCCTTCTTCAGACAGCTGCTTCACAATTCCTTTGCCAAATCCGCTCGATGCCCCCGTGACGACTACCGTCAGTCCGCCGCGGAGAGTTTTGTCGGACATGCTACCACTCCCAGTTGTGAAGAATATGGTTTTGATGGTTTATACGTACCCTTTTGTACATAAGAAAAACGCCTCTGCAACTATCATTAATATGACAGTTGAAAGACGTCCGCTTCCCAGTCTTGCTCATTTGTCGGTCACTACAATATGCACCGCTTCAACCGGTCCATGTACCCCAATAACAATATCCATTTCAATATCCGCACTGTTGCTTGGGCCAGAAATAAAGTTGATGCATGTTGAAAGTTCTTTCCCACTCTTTACAAGTCCATGCACAAGTTGGGTAGCTTGGGTCATCCGAGGCACAATGGTGGATTTCGGAATAATCGCCACATAAACCACCGGCAGCAAGCTTACAGACCGGGCAATATCTCTATCGTTGAATTGAACAATCGTCCCTGATTCAGCTAAACTTATGTCGCTGAAAATCACTCCTATATTCGCTTGTTTTGCCAATTCGACATTTCTTCTGCCTAAAGCGGCATTCCAGATGTGAGTTTCAGGATCTGAAAACAACTGCTCAAGCCCATATTCCGAAAATCTAGCATCTTTAGTAGTAACGATCGGGCCACCGCCGTGTTTCTTAATGACTTCTTCCAGCGTTTCACGCAGGTTTGCTAGTTCTGTTTCTTTTACAAACACCGATTTGGCCGTGCTGCTTTTACAGAACGCAGCTAATAAATCATCTGATGAAGCATCTTCAAAAACGCTCCATTGAGGTTGATGCTTCCATGCCGGAAGAGCAACAACCTCACTTTGTTTACGGCCAAGCTTATCAGCAATCCGATTTAAAAAGGCATCTTTATTATGAATGGTTCCTTCTGCCATTTATGAATCCCCTCCGTCCTTATGGTGTTTGAACCAGCTTCTGAAGTTATTTTGCTCCGGGGAAGGGAAGTCGCGAATAGACGTCCACAGCTTCATCGGACCAGGCCCGGACGAAATGCTGTCGTTTTTAACGAAAGGCTTCATTATCGCAGGCATGCCTTTCACTGCGCCTTGAAAAAGAGATGGGGTACTCGCTCCAATCCCAAATGCTTTCATGGCCAGTTTTTCGCTTACTTTGCCTTTTTGGGCCACATAAATTTCCCGGTGTCTGATCAGCTGTTCGTGAAGGGGAATTCGTACAGGGCAAGCTTCTGAACAGGCGGCGCACAGGCTCGAAGCAAAAGGCAGTTCCCCGTAGTCCTCATAGCCTCCAAGAATCGGGGACAAAACGGCGCCGATCGGCCCTTGATAGATCGAGCCGTACGCGTGGCCTCCAATCTGGCGGTAAACCGGACAGACATTTACACAAGCAGCACAGCGTATACAATGAAGAGCGGATTGAAATTCTGTGCCTAACGCGTTTGAGCGTCCCGCATCCAAGATGACAAGGTGGAATTCTTTCGGGGCATCAACACTGTTTTCCTCTAACTGGGGAGTTAAATTGGTTATATAGGTGGTTATTTTTTGGCCAACAGCACTTCGGCTCAGCAGATTCACCATAACGTCCAGCTCTTTCCAAGTAGGAACAAGGCGCTCCATTCCCATTACACTAATCTGGGTTTCCGGATAAGTCGTCACCATATTGGCGTTTCCTTCATTCGTGACAAGCGAAATAGTGCCGGATTCTGCAACTGCAAAATTACAACCGGTCACTCCGATATCCGCTTCCAAAAAAACTTCACGAAGCTGGCTGCGGGCAAATGCAGTCAGTTCACGGGGTTCTTCCGTTCCTGTATAACCCGCTTTGTCCCGAAACGTATCCCGAATCTGCTCTTTATTTTTATGAAGCGAAGGGACGACGATATGGGAGGGTCTGTCATGATCGTCTATTTGCAAAATATATTCAGCAAGATCAGTCTCGTACACTTGGCAGCCGATTTCTTCAAGTGCTTCGTTGAGGCCGATTTCTTCCGTCACCATCGATTTGGCTTTCGTTATTTTTTTGGCATTTTTCCTCTTTGCGACTTCCTGGATATAACGGGTAGCGTCTTCTGCAGTTTCTGCAAAATACACATGGCCGCCTCTTTTGGAGAAGTTTTCGCTTAATTGATTTAAATAGAAATCGAGATTTTCAAGTGTATGGCGACGGATTTCTTCCCCTGCACTTCGCCATTCTTCCCAATCGCCGATTTGCTCATCATTAACGGTTGCATCCAGTTTTCTGCCGCGCAGCCGGTCTTGCGCTGACGCCATGGCCGTACGCATAAAATCGTTTTCCAAAGCCTCGTCTACTCGATCGAAAAACGGCTGTTCTCCGATTTTCATGGGCATGGTCAGTTCCTCCCTTCAACTCGCGTATTTAAAATCTGGGCGATATGCTTTACTTCGATCGGCTTGCCTTTTCGGTCGATTCTTCCTTTGATATTCATGAGGCAGCCGTTATCAGCCGCTATTAATAGAGTCGCAGTGGATTCTTCTACATGCCTTACTTTTTCATCTACCATCTGTTCGGAAATCGAGGCCATCTTAACCGCAAAAGTACCTCCAAAACCGCAGCAGTCGTAACTGTTTTCAAGCGGCAGGAGCTCGAGGCCCTGAACGTTTTTCAATAACTTGAACGGGGCTTCCGTTTCCTTCAGCAATCGAATCATATGGCAGGATGTATGATAAGTAGCCTGGGCCGGGTAAACAGCCCCAACGTCTTCAACTTTTAGAACGTTTACTATAAATTGAGTGAATTCATAAGTCTTATCTGCAATTGCTTCCGCGCGTTTCAGCCACTCGGGGTCTTCTTTGAACAACTCTGGGTATTCCTTGAACATGGCCGCACAGGAGCCGGAAGGTGTAACGATGAATTCCGAGTGTTCAAAGCTTTTGATCATCTGCTTGGCGGCTTTTTGTGCGTCTTTCCGATAGCCGCTGTTGTAAGCAGGCTGGCCGCAGCAAATTTGGCCTTTCGGAAAATTAACGTCGCAGCCAAGCCTCTCTAAAACTTCCACTACATCTTTTGCGACATTCTGGTAGAACATTTCCGCAAGGCAAGTGATAAACAAAGAAATTTTCATTTTCATCCACTCTTCCATCTTGTATTTTCCAGCTTGGCAAAAAATCCTTCCTGAGGGCCATTCCAACCTATTCCGCTATTTCGTTTGTTATAAAATAGTCGATTTTCTGCAATGCCTCTTGTTCACCGGCCCCTTTCGCCGTAATGATAATTTCAGACCCTTTTCCGATAGCCAAAGACATGACACCCATGATGGATTTTAAATTGACGGTTTTGGAATTGTATTTCAACGAAATGTCCGCCTCAAACTGTGAAGCCAGGTTAACTAACTGGGCAGCAGGACGGGCTTGGATTCCGGTATCGGAAATTACTTTATATGTTTTCTCCGCCATAGTGGGCTCCTCCTCTTTTAAAGGTTGTCCTTCGCTATAATTTGTTTTTTCGCGTCATGCAGGCCGTATGGGCGAATGACAACTACCGAATAATCCTGAAATTCTTTGATCTGATTCTCGCTGGTCTTGGAATCCGTCACGATATAATCGATTGCCTGCAGAGGCGCAACCCGTGAAAAAGCCTGAAGGCCAAATTTTGTGTAATCAGCCAGCACATATACTTCATCCGCGATTTCACTCATCTTCTTTTTCACCAATGCCTGCATTTCATTGGAATCGCTGATGCCCCTCACAGAATGGATTCCTTGGCAAGAAATGAAAGCTTTGTTGACATGATAAGATTCCAATGCATTGGTCGTTTGGGGGCCGACATAAGAAAGGGATTTTCGCACGAGCGTGCCGCCGACCGAAATAACTGTAATTTTTTCCCTGTTTACTAATTCCGCAGCCACTTTCATGGAATTTGTCACCACAGTCAGCGGCATATCCGGAAGACTTTTAGCCATGTACCAGGCAGTCGTACTGGCGTCCAAAATAATCCTGTCGTTGCTAGAAACGTATTTTACAGCCGCCTCTGCAACCGCCATTTTTTCCTGGACATTCTGGATCTCCCGCTCGCTATAGGACGACTCCAAATCGTTGCTTTTTAAACTTACCGCGCCGCCATGGCTGCGCTTCAGCTTGCCTTCTGTTTCTAGCTTCTCTAGGTCCCGCCGGATGGTTTCTTCAGTCACTTTAAAAATCCGGCTAAGTTCAGAAACCCGGCTGCTGCCTCTTTCGTTGACAAGCGACGTCATTTTTTTATGGCGTTCTGCTACAAGCATTCTTTCTCACCTCTTAGCGGACGTGGTCTGATTTTCATTTTTTGCCGTTCAGGATTTTTCCAGCGCGTCGAGCATCGCAGCTTTCGACCTGTGGGCCAGCACGGTTTCTTCGTAATGCATGACTTCTTCCAGCCACTGTTCCTTTACCGGCACCTCCATCGTTTCACAGTACTGATTCCAGATTGCGCCAAACGGATAGGTTTTGAATTCTTCTAACAGGGCAAGCCGTCTTGTAAAATCTCCTTGTTCCTGAAGTTCCTTCAAGTAATCATTCGGAAGCAGCATGCCGTACAGCAGCGCTTTGATCATGTTGCGCGTTCCAATCGTCCAGGCGGCAACCCGGTTAATGCTTGCATCAAAAAAATCCAAGCCGATCATTACCTGCTCCAGCGCGTCATTCCGGACAATTTCCAAAGCGATTTCTTTCAATTCATCGTCAAAAGTTACCACATGGTCGCTGTCCCAGCGAACGGGTCTGGATACATGAAGCGCCAGTTTGTCGTTGAAAAGCAGCATAGCCGATATTTTATTGGAAACCATTTCGGTCGGATGATAATGGCCGGTATCAAGCAGGCAGAGCTTGTTGTTTTTCAGTGCGTAGCTTAAATAGAACTCGTGAGATCCTACTACAAACGACTCGGAACCGATGCCGAATAATTTACTTTCCACTGCATCGATATTGAACCGCTCGTCTATTTCCTCTGCAAAAATTTCATCCAGTGACTCTTTCAAACGTTTTCTCGGTGTCAGGCGGTCGCTCGGTGTATCTTTGTAGCCATCCGGAATCCAAATATTCGTTAAGCACGGAGTCCCTAATTCCCGCCCGAAATATTCACTGATTTTCCGGCTGGCAATGCAATGATCAATCCAGAATTTCCGGATCTCCGGGTCAGGATGTGCCAAAGTCAGGCCATCTGAGGCTTTTTGATGCGAAAATAAAGTAGGATTAAAATCAAGGCCAAGCCCTAATTGCTTTGCCCATGCCCCCCACTTTTCAAAGTGCTTCGGCTGCAGTTGGTCTCGTTCCACAACTTCCCCGTCCGTCTCGGCATAAATCGCATGCAGATTCACCCGGTGCTTTCCGGGTATAAGCGACAGCGCTTTCTCAATATCTTTCCGAAGTTCTTCGGGCGTTGACGCTTTTCCGGGGTAATTGCCGGTAACATCGATGCCGCCCGACAAAGCTTCTTTGTTGATTTCAAACCCGCCGACATCATCGCCTTGCCAGCAATGCACTGAGATCGGAACCTTCTTCAATTTGTCGAAAACGGCTTCTACGTCGACGCCCCATTGCTCGTATTCTTTTTTCGCTTCATCAAACTGGCTTTTGATCGTCATACAACCCCTCCTTGTTTCTCAACCTCAGACTTGACATACTTTTTCACTTCAAACGACTGCTGGACAATGCGCCGCGCTTCTTTGATGTCGGCTATTTCACCTAATGCAATCAGCTGTACGACAAGGTTTCCTATAGCAGTCGCTTCGACTGGTCCGGCAAACACCTCTTTTTTCGTAGTATCTGCAATCAGCTGGTTCAGCAGTTCGTTCTGCGACCCGCCACCAATCACATTTATCGATTTAAATTCTTTTTCAAAAATGTCCTCGATTTCAAACACTGCCCTTTGGTAACTGTTCACCAGGCTTTCAAAGATGCACTTGGCGATTTCCCCTGGGCTTTCAGGCACTTTTTGTCCGGTTTCCATGCAATACCCTTGGATTTCTTCCACCATGTTTTCGGGTTTCAAAAACCTGGAATCATCGACATTCACTAATGCCGTAGTTTCAGCAACCGCTTTTGACAGCTCCACCAAGTCACTGAAGGAATACCGGTTGCTGTAGTTTCTCCGGACTTCCTGGATCATCCATAGTCCCATAATATTTTTCAGGAAGCGGAATTGATAATCCATTCCGCCTTCATTTGTAAAGTTGTAATCCAAGGCCTTCGTGACACAGATTGGAAAATAATTTTCCACACCGATCAAGGACCACGTGCCCGAACTAATATAGATGGTATCTTCCAATTGCGGAATCGCCAAAACGGCAGAACCGGTATCGTGTGTCGCCGGCAAAATGACGTCCATCGTGAAGCCAAACTCCGCTGCCAATTCTTTTTTTATCGGCCCCAGAACGGTTTTTGGCATTCGGATTTCCTGAAACATCTTATAATTCAAGCCCAAGGCATTGATGATGTCTTTGTCCCAATTTCTCGTGAACGCGTTGATCAGCTGGGTAGACGTTGCATTGGTGTATTCGTTGGTTTTTTCGCCGCTCAATAAAAAATTCAAGTAGTCCGGTATCATCAGGAAGGTTGCCGCTTTTTCAAGCACTTCGGG includes these proteins:
- a CDS encoding LutB/LldF family L-lactate oxidation iron-sulfur protein — translated: MPMKIGEQPFFDRVDEALENDFMRTAMASAQDRLRGRKLDATVNDEQIGDWEEWRSAGEEIRRHTLENLDFYLNQLSENFSKRGGHVYFAETAEDATRYIQEVAKRKNAKKITKAKSMVTEEIGLNEALEEIGCQVYETDLAEYILQIDDHDRPSHIVVPSLHKNKEQIRDTFRDKAGYTGTEEPRELTAFARSQLREVFLEADIGVTGCNFAVAESGTISLVTNEGNANMVTTYPETQISVMGMERLVPTWKELDVMVNLLSRSAVGQKITTYITNLTPQLEENSVDAPKEFHLVILDAGRSNALGTEFQSALHCIRCAACVNVCPVYRQIGGHAYGSIYQGPIGAVLSPILGGYEDYGELPFASSLCAACSEACPVRIPLHEQLIRHREIYVAQKGKVSEKLAMKAFGIGASTPSLFQGAVKGMPAIMKPFVKNDSISSGPGPMKLWTSIRDFPSPEQNNFRSWFKHHKDGGDS
- a CDS encoding phosphocarrier protein HPr encodes the protein MAEKTYKVISDTGIQARPAAQLVNLASQFEADISLKYNSKTVNLKSIMGVMSLAIGKGSEIIITAKGAGEQEALQKIDYFITNEIAE
- a CDS encoding (Fe-S)-binding protein, which encodes MKISLFITCLAEMFYQNVAKDVVEVLERLGCDVNFPKGQICCGQPAYNSGYRKDAQKAAKQMIKSFEHSEFIVTPSGSCAAMFKEYPELFKEDPEWLKRAEAIADKTYEFTQFIVNVLKVEDVGAVYPAQATYHTSCHMIRLLKETEAPFKLLKNVQGLELLPLENSYDCCGFGGTFAVKMASISEQMVDEKVRHVEESTATLLIAADNGCLMNIKGRIDRKGKPIEVKHIAQILNTRVEGRN
- a CDS encoding DeoR/GlpR family DNA-binding transcription regulator, producing MLVAERHKKMTSLVNERGSSRVSELSRIFKVTEETIRRDLEKLETEGKLKRSHGGAVSLKSNDLESSYSEREIQNVQEKMAVAEAAVKYVSSNDRIILDASTTAWYMAKSLPDMPLTVVTNSMKVAAELVNREKITVISVGGTLVRKSLSYVGPQTTNALESYHVNKAFISCQGIHSVRGISDSNEMQALVKKKMSEIADEVYVLADYTKFGLQAFSRVAPLQAIDYIVTDSKTSENQIKEFQDYSVVVIRPYGLHDAKKQIIAKDNL
- a CDS encoding LutC/YkgG family protein — encoded protein: MAEGTIHNKDAFLNRIADKLGRKQSEVVALPAWKHQPQWSVFEDASSDDLLAAFCKSSTAKSVFVKETELANLRETLEEVIKKHGGGPIVTTKDARFSEYGLEQLFSDPETHIWNAALGRRNVELAKQANIGVIFSDISLAESGTIVQFNDRDIARSVSLLPVVYVAIIPKSTIVPRMTQATQLVHGLVKSGKELSTCINFISGPSNSADIEMDIVIGVHGPVEAVHIVVTDK
- the rhaB gene encoding rhamnulokinase, whose product is MKKYCLSVDIGASSGRLVLGSLEKGRLELEEVHRFGNEIIEKNGHFCWNIEALFDEIKSGIKKCGNLGIVPVSIGIDTWAVDFVLLDEHDHLLTDAVAYRDPRTDGIMEEVIGIFMKERLYLETGIQFQKFNTIYQLYALKKQQPEVLEKAATFLMIPDYLNFLLSGEKTNEYTNATSTQLINAFTRNWDKDIINALGLNYKMFQEIRMPKTVLGPIKKELAAEFGFTMDVILPATHDTGSAVLAIPQLEDTIYISSGTWSLIGVENYFPICVTKALDYNFTNEGGMDYQFRFLKNIMGLWMIQEVRRNYSNRYSFSDLVELSKAVAETTALVNVDDSRFLKPENMVEEIQGYCMETGQKVPESPGEIAKCIFESLVNSYQRAVFEIEDIFEKEFKSINVIGGGSQNELLNQLIADTTKKEVFAGPVEATAIGNLVVQLIALGEIADIKEARRIVQQSFEVKKYVKSEVEKQGGVV
- the rhaA gene encoding L-rhamnose isomerase is translated as MTIKSQFDEAKKEYEQWGVDVEAVFDKLKKVPISVHCWQGDDVGGFEINKEALSGGIDVTGNYPGKASTPEELRKDIEKALSLIPGKHRVNLHAIYAETDGEVVERDQLQPKHFEKWGAWAKQLGLGLDFNPTLFSHQKASDGLTLAHPDPEIRKFWIDHCIASRKISEYFGRELGTPCLTNIWIPDGYKDTPSDRLTPRKRLKESLDEIFAEEIDERFNIDAVESKLFGIGSESFVVGSHEFYLSYALKNNKLCLLDTGHYHPTEMVSNKISAMLLFNDKLALHVSRPVRWDSDHVVTFDDELKEIALEIVRNDALEQVMIGLDFFDASINRVAAWTIGTRNMIKALLYGMLLPNDYLKELQEQGDFTRRLALLEEFKTYPFGAIWNQYCETMEVPVKEQWLEEVMHYEETVLAHRSKAAMLDALEKS